The following coding sequences lie in one Miscanthus floridulus cultivar M001 chromosome 9, ASM1932011v1, whole genome shotgun sequence genomic window:
- the LOC136483691 gene encoding disease resistance protein RPM1-like produces MGDLVVGLAKSVVEGVLTKAQSAIEEESKLRQSAQRDLVFITGEFEMMHSFLNVANEERAKNNVVRTWVRQVRDLAYDVEDCIEFVVHLDNRPHWWRRFIPSCMAASALPIDAVVTEIEQIKARVEDVSKRNSRYSLISDSGSKPVMQQQPTTSPANGATACDMFAEARDTTKKQQGIGDLTQLITKENSDLGVISVWGIGGDLGRTSIIRKAYQDPEICQNFGCRGWIRLTYPFNPHKFQQSLVTQFYTNSCLQQGTTVDVAELKRMERTGAKQGGLLEEVMKQANEKRYLIVLENVCTMGEWDAIRACLPDRQKGNWIIVSTEKREIASLCIGHSYQVLELKQYSAEHPVCVFFKEGPQGKETGRVMSSNNEKLMEDEVNHGGGLTSYHRIPTSRKAVASSWFDQFSLVGRESQMNELRNYQTTARFNDWQVMSVWGIAGVGKSVLVRNLYYERMLQKDPIFDKYGWVLVSHPFNLRDFSRSLLLDFHSKPIEALGIEDPIQECHKLLKEHPCLVVIDDVQSIEEWDLIQPSLVSRHSKSVIIVITTEESIATYCADNEEVVFNVKGLEAQASFDLFRKEVQNKNQASPLKNSDDKELEQLIVKCGRLPKVIVSVAKFLAPKTVTCMESTRTLNRRFMHELESNPEFRGLRDLFGWMHSYFRTCPDFLRPCIFYMSIFPGSQIIRRRRLVMRWVAEGYSRDTKDTTAEEKGEILFSMLVNLSMIQPPMCKAITHMRMIQCQVSAFFHEYIISRPDEENIIFALEVFALKGRCLPTTQRTGRHLVIESSWDRDRIVFESIDFSRLRSLTVFGEWESFFISNSMKVLRVLDLENATGVTDKDLKLMVKLLPRLKFLSLRGSSGIRHLPSSLGELRQLETLDVRHTSIFTLPASITKLKKLQYIRAGTTFPAGEPSTTCRSHQLVGVEVPVGIDKLTALHTLGVVNAGLAGGKDSLKELKKITQLRKLGVFGVNKKNCMEFCAAIACHVRLESLSVWLSKGNEECLDDISLHLEKPLEKIQQQPQGKGLGKTQQRPQHKPQEKPHQKTQGKPLGNLQSLKLCGLVKQVPSWIKDLPKLTKLELEITMSEEVEVINVLGEIKELCILRLCVKPHHGADGKLDFCVWVNGIQQRCYLNLKILEITCSSKLNVSFGSEAMQNLELLTARCCSGSMLKFMEIKNLSKQKLKEARLIGSHDTALKDDIEKQLEEHPRNPPLKLEELEGR; encoded by the exons ATGGGGGATCTTGTGGTTGGATTGGCGAAGTCGGTGGTGGAGGGGGTACTAACCAAGGCCCAGTCGGCTATTGAGGAAGAGTCAAAGCTGCGGCAGAGTGCACAGAGGGACCTTGTGTTCATCACAGGTGAATTTGAGATGATGCACTCCTTTCTCAACGTCGCCAATGAAGAGCGTGCCAAGAACAACGTGGTGAGGACATGGGTGAGGCAGGTCCGTGACCTAGCCTACGATGTGGAGGATTGCATTGAGTTTGTTGTTCACTTGGATAACCGGCCCCACTGGTGGCGCCGCTTCATACCATCATGTATGGCAGCATCGGCGCTACCCATAGATGCAGTAGTCACCGAGATAGAGCAGATCAAGGCCAGGGTCGAGGATGTTAGCAAGAGGAACTCGCGCTACAGCCTCATCAGTGACTCTGGATCCAAACCAGTCATGCAGCAACAACCCACAACCAGCCCTGCTAATGGCGCAACAGCATGTGACATGTTTGCTGAGGCAAGGGACACCACAAAAAAGCAGCAAGGCATAGGGGATCTCACACAGTTGATCACCAAGGAAAATAGTGATCTTGGAGTGATCTCGGTGTGGGGGATAGGTGGTGATCTTGGTAGGACATCCATCATAAGGAAAGCCTACCAAGATCCAGAAATCTGCCAAAACTTTGGATGCCGTGGCTGGATCAGGTTGACATATCCTTTCAATCCCCACAAATTCCAGCAGAGCTTAGTGACTCAGTTCTACACAAATTCTTGCTTACAACAAGGAACCACTGTAGATGTAGCTGAACTGAAAAGGATGGAGAGAACAGGAGCAAAGCAAGGAGGGCTCCTTGAAGAAGTCATGAAGCAAGCGAATGAGAAGAGGTACCTAATCGTCCTGGAAAATGTGTGCACAATGGGAGAGTGGGATGCCATCAGGGCATGCCTACCCGATAGGCAGAAGGGCAACTGGATTATCGTGTCAACAGAGAAACGAgaaatcgcaagcttgtgtattGGACACTCGTACCAAGTGTTGGAGCTTAAACAGTACTCAGCCGAGCACCCTGTATGTGTGTTCTTCAAGGAG GGTCCTCAGGGCAAGGAGACTGGAAGAGTAATGTCAAGCAACAATGAGAAATTAATGGAGGATGAAGTGAATCACGGGGGAGGTCTTACTTCCTATCACAGAATTCCGACCTCAAGAAAGGCTGTAGCCAGTAGCTGGTTTGACCAGTTTAGCCTTGTTGGACGTGAATCACAAATGAACGAACTTCGTAACTATCAGACCACAGCACGTTTCAATGATTGGCAAGTGATGTCTGTGTGGGGGATAGCAGGTGTTGGGAAATCAGTTCTAGTCAGAAATTTGTATTATGAAAGAATGCTTCAAAAGGACCCAATATTTGACAAGTATGGTTGGGTTCTGGTGTCCCATCCATTCAATCTGAGGGACTTCTCTCGGAGCTTACTTTTGGATTTTCATTCAAAACCTATTGAAGCCTTGGGAATCGAAGACCCTATTCAGGAATGCCATAAGCTTCTAAAAGAACATCCGTGTCTTGTTGTTATTGATGATGTACAGTCTATAGAAGAATGGGATTTAATACAACCTTCCCTGGTATCTAGACATTCCAAGAGTGTTATCATTGTCATCACAACCGAAGAAAGCATTGCCACATATTGTGCTGACAATGAAGAGGTTGTGTTTAACGTGAAGGGCCTAGAAGCTCAAGCATCCTTTGATCTCTTCAGAAAAGAG GTACAAAATAAAAACCAGGCATCACCTCTAAAGAATTCAGATGACAAAGAGCTAGAACAACTTATTGTGAAGTGTGGTAGACTTCCTAAAGTAATAGTTTCTGTAGCCAAGTTTTTGGCACCCAAGACAGTCACATGTATGGAGAGCACTAGAACGCTTAATCGCAGATTTATGCACGAGCTTGAGAGCAACCCTGAGTTTCGTGGTCTGAGAGATCTGTTTGGTTGGATGCATTCCTACTTCCGTACATGCCCAGATTTCCTAAGGCCATGTATATTCTATATGTCAATATTCCCTGGGTCCCAAATCATTCGGCGGAGGCGTTTGGTGATGCGATGGGTTGCTGAGGGCTACTCTAGGGACACTAAAGACACTACTGCAGAGGAGAAAGGGGAGATCCTCTTCTCAATGCTCGTCAACCTGAGCATGATCCAGCCACCAATGTGCAAAGCCATCACACACATGAGAATGATCCAATGCCAAGTCAGTGCTTTCTTCCACGAATACATCATCTCACGTCCAGACGAAGAGAATATTATATTTGCACTGGAGGTCTTTGCACTGAAGGGGCGTTGCCTTCCAACCACCCAGCGCACAGGACGCCACCTTGTAATAGAGAGCAGCTGGGACAGAGACAGGATTGTGTTTGAAAGCATTGATTTTTCACGTCTACGGTCATTAACAGTGTTTGGGGAGTGGGAATCATTCTTCATCTCTAATAGTATGAAGGTGCTTCGAGTGCTCGATCTGGAGAATGCAACAGGTGTGACAGATAAAGACCTCAAGCTAATGGTGAAGCTTCTTCCTCGTCTCAAGTTTCTATCTCTGCGAGGAAGCAGTGGGATCCGCCATCTGCCGAGTTCATTGGGTGAGTTACGGCAGCTTGAGACTCTGGATGTCAGGCATACCTCCATATTTACCTTGCCAGCATCTATCACCAAGTTAAAGAAACTGCAGTACATCCGTGCTGGCACAACTTTCCCAGCAGGGGAACCATCAACAACATGCAGATCTCATCAATTAGTTGGTGTTGAGGTGCCAGTAGGTATTGACAAGCTGACTGCTTTGCACACGCTTGGTGTTGTCAATGCTGGTCTTGCAGGTGGCAAAGACTCCCTCAAAGAGCTCAAGAAGATTACCCAATTGCGCAAGCTTGGAGTGTTCGGTGTCAACAAGAAAAACTGCATGGAATTCTGTGCTGCCATCGCATGCCATGTCCGTCTGGAATCCTTGTCAGTGTGGCTCAGCAAGGGCAATGAAGAATGTTTGGATGACATTTCCTTGCATCTGGAGAAGCCTCTAGAGAAAATTCAGCAGCAGCCCCAGGGGAAGGGTCTGGGGAAGACTCAGCAAAGGCCTCAGCATAAGCCCCAGGAGAAGCCTCACCAGAAGACTCAGGGGAAACCTCTAGGGAACCTTCAGAGCCTTAAGCTATGTGGTCTTGTAAAACAAGTGCCATCATGGATCAAAGATCTTCCCAAACTCACAAAGCTGGAACTGGAGATAACCATGTCAGAAGAAGTTGAAGTAATTAATGTTCTTGGGGAAATAAAGGAATTATGTATTCTACGTCTTTGTGTCAAGCCACATCATGGTGCTGATGGCAAGCTTGATTTTTGTGTCTGGGTGAATGGAATACAGCAGCGCTGCTATTTAAACCTCAAGATCCTCGAGATTACTTGCAGCTCAAAGTTAAATGTATCCTTTGGATCAGAAGCAATGCAAAATCTTGAGCTGCTGACAGCTCGCTGCTGTAGTGGGTCAATGTTGAAGTTTATGGAGATAAAGAATCTCTCTAAACAAAAACTCAAGGAAGCCCGGCTTATCGGTTCCCATGACACTGCACTCAAGGATGACATTGAGAAGCAACTGGAGGAGCATCCAAGGAATCCTCCTTTGAAGCTGGAGGAACTGGAAGGACGCTGA